One stretch of Deltaproteobacteria bacterium DNA includes these proteins:
- a CDS encoding multidrug efflux RND transporter permease subunit, translated as MFSRFFIERPIFATVISLIIVIAGLISIRCLPVAQYPSITPVQIIVSAFYPGADSKTVADAVAAPLEAQINGVDNMLYMTSTSSSAGQLTLVVSFTLDTDPDIAQVQVQNRVNLATPQLPDAVVQNGVSVYKQSSSILMILALYNKDGRYKPEYVDNYANVYVLDAIKRIDGAGQAGILGVADQAMRIWMNPDRMASLGITTADVQQAVAYQNALFGAGQIGQQPTEGFVQQNFPVVTPPQFSQPSQYENIILRGSREESAIVRIKDIARVEVGRKQYITESKLNNDPATFIAVYQQPGSNGLDVSAAVRETMQDLKKTMPEGIEYVIALDTADFVRISIKEVIHTLIEAIILVLLVVYLFLQSFRSTIICTVAILVSLIGTFTGMLALGFSVNLLTLFGLILAIGMVVDDAIVVVENVERNMTKKHLPPKEATIKAMEEIGSSLVAVVLVMASVFIPAAFLPGTTGQLYKQFAVTIVISVALSGFVALTLTPAMCALMLKHTEKPRKGFFAWFNRQVDRITLAFGHAVTLIIKRMVPAFILLFFFIWALVHLFLTIPTGFVPNEDQGYVLAALVMPDAAGLGRTAETAEDLDSLFAKNPAVENRTAITGYSLIDGQYKTNAATFFVTLKDFKERYGSLKKAFKENAGAVLLSVYEGAQTIKTGKIIPIAPPAIPGIGTTGGFEFWIQDRESGDPAMLYDLIQKFLDEARKRPELSDLNSMFRSSSQQLRVDVDREKAVLLDVPVQDVYSALQTQFGSLKVSQYNQYSRIWDVILQSDAPYRQDPSDVNRLYTRSKSGEMVPLSAVVSTHYTSGPDLLPHFNGFPAGQVTGNPAMGYSSGEAIQAMEEVAREVLPQGFAFSWSGMAFEEKKSGATSAVAFVFGLIIVFLVLAAQFESWTLPGSVMTAVPFGILGALAFNWMRGLHNDVYLQIGMLVLIGLGAKNAVLRVSFAVELRKQGLSIMEATIRAGEERLRPIIMTSLAFICGVLPLAIATGAGANARHSIGTGIIGGMIGETTLAMLYVPLFFYLFDRLHERSKKKTGISPPEGEDTASNGIEEKPPSHPEGGS; from the coding sequence ATGTTCTCCAGGTTCTTCATCGAGCGACCGATTTTCGCCACAGTCATTTCTCTCATAATCGTCATAGCCGGCCTGATCTCGATAAGATGCCTGCCCGTCGCCCAGTACCCGTCGATCACCCCCGTTCAGATAATCGTTTCTGCATTCTACCCCGGCGCCGATTCAAAAACCGTGGCCGACGCGGTGGCTGCTCCGCTGGAAGCCCAGATAAACGGTGTCGACAACATGCTCTACATGACATCGACCAGTTCCAGCGCCGGCCAGTTGACCCTGGTTGTTTCTTTCACCCTCGATACGGATCCCGATATTGCCCAGGTCCAGGTGCAAAACAGGGTAAATCTGGCCACCCCCCAATTACCCGACGCCGTGGTACAAAACGGAGTCTCCGTATATAAGCAATCATCCAGCATTCTGATGATTCTGGCTCTGTACAACAAAGACGGCCGTTATAAGCCCGAATATGTGGATAATTACGCCAATGTCTATGTCCTTGACGCCATTAAAAGAATCGATGGCGCCGGACAGGCCGGCATCCTCGGTGTGGCCGATCAGGCCATGCGCATCTGGATGAATCCTGATCGCATGGCGTCTCTCGGCATCACCACCGCGGATGTTCAGCAGGCGGTCGCTTATCAAAACGCCCTGTTTGGGGCCGGCCAGATCGGCCAGCAGCCGACGGAGGGCTTCGTCCAGCAAAACTTCCCGGTCGTCACCCCGCCGCAGTTTTCCCAGCCGTCACAATATGAAAACATCATCTTACGGGGCAGTCGGGAAGAAAGCGCCATTGTTCGTATCAAGGACATCGCCCGTGTCGAGGTCGGGCGGAAGCAGTACATCACGGAAAGCAAGCTCAACAATGACCCCGCAACATTTATTGCCGTCTACCAGCAACCGGGCTCGAACGGCCTCGACGTGTCCGCGGCCGTACGCGAAACCATGCAGGACCTGAAAAAGACGATGCCTGAAGGTATCGAATACGTGATCGCGCTGGATACGGCCGACTTTGTAAGGATTTCCATAAAAGAAGTCATCCACACCCTGATTGAAGCAATCATTTTGGTCCTGCTGGTGGTCTATCTTTTTCTGCAAAGCTTCCGTTCCACGATCATCTGCACGGTGGCCATTCTGGTGTCATTGATCGGGACCTTCACCGGCATGCTCGCCCTGGGTTTTTCCGTCAACCTCTTAACCCTCTTCGGCCTTATCCTCGCCATCGGTATGGTTGTGGACGATGCCATCGTGGTGGTGGAGAATGTCGAGAGGAACATGACGAAAAAACATCTACCGCCGAAGGAAGCGACCATCAAGGCCATGGAGGAAATCGGAAGTTCCCTCGTGGCGGTGGTGCTGGTTATGGCTTCGGTTTTTATCCCCGCCGCCTTTTTGCCCGGCACCACGGGACAGCTTTATAAACAGTTTGCGGTGACGATCGTGATTTCCGTCGCCCTTTCCGGTTTCGTGGCCTTGACGCTGACACCGGCCATGTGCGCGCTCATGCTCAAGCATACGGAAAAACCGCGGAAAGGGTTCTTTGCATGGTTCAACCGTCAGGTCGACCGCATCACCCTGGCCTTCGGCCATGCGGTGACCCTGATCATCAAGCGCATGGTCCCGGCCTTCATTCTGCTTTTTTTCTTCATCTGGGCCCTCGTTCACCTGTTTCTGACGATTCCCACCGGCTTTGTTCCAAACGAGGACCAGGGATACGTGCTGGCCGCCTTGGTCATGCCCGATGCCGCCGGGCTGGGAAGAACGGCCGAGACCGCCGAGGATCTGGACAGCCTGTTCGCCAAAAATCCGGCGGTCGAGAACCGGACGGCCATCACCGGCTACAGCCTGATCGACGGTCAATATAAGACGAACGCGGCGACCTTTTTTGTTACGTTGAAAGACTTTAAGGAACGCTACGGTTCCTTGAAAAAAGCATTCAAAGAAAATGCCGGAGCCGTTCTGTTGTCCGTTTATGAAGGCGCTCAGACGATCAAAACGGGCAAAATCATCCCCATTGCGCCGCCTGCTATCCCCGGTATCGGCACCACCGGCGGTTTTGAATTCTGGATCCAGGACAGGGAGTCCGGTGATCCGGCAATGCTTTACGATTTGATTCAAAAATTCCTGGATGAGGCACGAAAACGTCCTGAACTGAGCGACCTGAACAGCATGTTCCGCTCATCGTCACAGCAATTGCGGGTCGACGTGGACCGTGAAAAAGCGGTGCTGCTCGACGTACCGGTGCAGGACGTGTACAGCGCCCTCCAGACCCAGTTCGGCTCGCTTAAGGTCAGCCAGTACAATCAGTACAGCCGAATCTGGGATGTCATTCTTCAATCCGACGCCCCGTATCGCCAGGACCCCTCCGATGTAAACCGACTTTATACACGGTCGAAAAGCGGGGAGATGGTCCCTCTTTCCGCGGTTGTTTCCACTCATTACACCAGCGGTCCGGATCTTCTGCCTCACTTCAACGGTTTTCCCGCGGGACAGGTAACTGGAAATCCCGCTATGGGATACAGTTCCGGCGAGGCAATCCAGGCCATGGAGGAAGTGGCCCGCGAAGTTTTGCCGCAGGGTTTTGCTTTCTCCTGGTCCGGCATGGCCTTTGAGGAAAAGAAATCAGGGGCCACCTCGGCGGTCGCCTTTGTCTTCGGCTTGATCATCGTGTTCCTCGTCCTGGCGGCCCAGTTTGAGTCCTGGACCCTGCCGGGTTCCGTCATGACGGCGGTTCCCTTCGGCATTCTCGGAGCCCTGGCGTTTAACTGGATGCGGGGTCTGCACAACGACGTCTATTTGCAAATCGGGATGCTTGTGCTTATTGGACTGGGCGCCAAAAATGCGGTTTTGCGGGTCAGCTTTGCCGTGGAACTCCGCAAGCAGGGATTGTCCATCATGGAGGCCACCATCCGGGCCGGTGAGGAAAGACTGCGTCCCATCATCATGACCTCCCTGGCCTTCATCTGCGGCGTGTTGCCTCTCGCCATTGCCACGGGCGCCGGCGCCAATGCCCGTCATTCCATCGGAACCGGAATCATTGGCGGCATGATCGGGGAAACCACCCTGGCCATGCTTTATGTGCCCCTGTTCTTCTATCTGTTCGACCGGCTTCACGAACGGAGCAAAAAAAAGACGGGCATATCGCCTCCGGAGGGGGAAGACACGGCCTCCAACGGAATAGAGGAGAAACCCCCATCACATCCTGAAGGGGGATCCTGA
- a CDS encoding efflux RND transporter periplasmic adaptor subunit, which yields MRLKKVFSRYSSVDMPFIPIVLWVILICIPFFIGCHQESKVQPNVPPEVSVIEIVPGDMPVVFTFVGQTHSSHQVEIRARINGFLNKRVYSEGAMVKAGQVLFEMDPKPFRVQLDQAEAALAKQQAALEVAQANLARVKPLTELDALSRKDLDDATSRAQSAAAEVEQAKAQVESARLNLSYCTITSPIDGITSAALQQEGAYISAQDNQLTTVMVLSPIWVNFSVSENEMQNFHAAVGKGLLKPPAPDRYETEIILVDGTVYPYTGWVTFADPMYDEKSGTFLNRASIPNPDGVLRPNQYVRVRLKGVIRPAAIQVPQQAVQMGTKGHFVWVVNPDDKVDPRPVEVGEWHGSNWFINDGLRAGERVVVEGGLGLLPRMKVKAQIYKEKPVTEDRG from the coding sequence ATGCGTTTAAAAAAAGTCTTTTCCCGTTACTCCTCTGTGGACATGCCTTTCATTCCAATTGTTTTATGGGTCATTCTGATATGCATTCCCTTTTTCATCGGTTGCCACCAGGAAAGCAAGGTTCAACCAAACGTTCCGCCCGAAGTCTCCGTCATTGAGATTGTCCCCGGCGACATGCCCGTTGTCTTCACCTTCGTGGGCCAGACCCATAGTTCTCATCAGGTAGAAATCCGCGCGCGCATCAACGGGTTCCTTAACAAACGCGTATACAGTGAAGGAGCTATGGTTAAGGCGGGTCAGGTTCTCTTTGAAATGGATCCCAAACCCTTCCGGGTCCAGCTCGACCAGGCCGAGGCCGCCCTTGCCAAGCAACAAGCCGCGCTGGAAGTGGCACAGGCCAACCTAGCCCGTGTCAAACCGCTGACGGAGTTGGACGCCCTGTCAAGAAAGGATCTCGACGACGCAACCAGCCGTGCCCAATCCGCCGCGGCCGAAGTCGAACAGGCAAAGGCCCAGGTTGAATCGGCCAGACTCAACCTGTCCTATTGCACCATTACGTCCCCCATCGACGGGATCACCAGCGCTGCCCTGCAGCAGGAAGGGGCGTACATCAGCGCCCAGGACAATCAGCTCACGACGGTCATGGTACTCTCTCCCATATGGGTCAACTTCAGCGTATCGGAAAACGAAATGCAGAATTTTCACGCGGCCGTCGGCAAGGGTTTGCTGAAACCCCCGGCCCCGGACCGTTACGAAACGGAGATCATCCTCGTTGACGGAACGGTCTACCCCTACACGGGATGGGTCACGTTTGCCGATCCGATGTACGATGAAAAATCAGGCACTTTCCTGAACCGTGCCAGCATCCCAAATCCTGACGGTGTTTTACGGCCGAACCAGTATGTACGTGTGCGGTTAAAGGGTGTCATCCGGCCCGCGGCGATCCAGGTGCCCCAGCAGGCAGTCCAGATGGGGACCAAGGGGCACTTTGTCTGGGTGGTCAATCCCGACGACAAGGTCGATCCCCGACCTGTCGAAGTTGGTGAATGGCACGGCAGCAACTGGTTTATCAATGACGGCTTGAGGGCCGGTGAACGGGTGGTCGTCGAGGGCGGCCTGGGGTTGCTTCCCCGTATGAAAGTCAAGGCACAGATATACAAAGAAAAGCCGGTCACAGAGGATAGAGGATAA
- a CDS encoding type I restriction endonuclease subunit R gives MTPAPYTEDTLVQQTTAEYLERELGWESVYAYNNENFGPDSLLGRESDREVVLTRTLRAKIEELNPGLPTTAYEDAVRRIVTVSASQNMAATNCEKYELIKEGTQVTFRNTKGERVRQRLRIFDFDEPTNNHFLCVRELWVRGDLYRRRADIVGFVNGLPLLFMELKNVSKDIRAAYEQNFLDYKDTVPHLFHHNAFVVLANGVDAKLGSLTSRFEHFHEWKRLAENEPGVVAMETLLKGMCAKANFLDLVENFIVFDDSAGESRKILARNHQFLGVNRAIEAVRDRKNRNGKLGVFWHTQGSGKSYSMVFFTRKVHRKLGGNFTFLILTDREDLDTQIYKTFAGCGVVDNDRDPCRAASGEHLAQLLALHKSHVFSLIQKFNQAVVKGEPYSQRDDLIVITDEAHRTQYGTLALNMRNALPNAGYIGFTGTPLFKDDEITRRVFGDYVSTYDFQRAVEDKATVPLYYDARGDKLGVAVGDLNERIAEKLEELETGNIDVEQRLEQDLKRDYHIITAGKRLDQVARDFVRHYSTAWETGKAMLVCIDKITCVRMHKLIEFYWNERIGELEAQLLKATDEQDEQYRWRRIQWMRQTQMAVVISEEQGEVEKFRKWDLDITPHRRLIKEGIDLSEAMRKQPHFQNMQRLPLDEAFKAEEHPFRVAIVCAMWLTGFDVPSLSILYLDKPLKAHTLMQAIARANRVNEGKNNGMIVDYCGILKNLRKALATFAGTGDDGRGGDGDETEPARPEEELLADLAEAISMVREFMEERKASLDDIIQKTGFARNAAIWAAKEAANANDKTRKRFEIMSRAVFSKFKACITIESIDDYRNDYEAINIIYKSLQQDRDQADIADILRDLHRIVDETIETQPEQIDEPFEAYDISKIDFDRLRREFERSPAKRTTVQNLKAAIEERLHRLLQQNPLRTDFQKHYEEIVAEYNREKDRLTIEKTFEALLKLIEEMDDEERRAVREGLTEETLAIVDLLKKPELTAAESKRIKAVAVDLLKTLKAEKLRINHWRDKESTRDAVRLTIHDFLWSEQTGLPEAYSEEDVRDRTEAVFVHVFRAYPTVPSPYYANMAS, from the coding sequence ATGACACCTGCCCCCTACACCGAAGACACCCTGGTTCAGCAGACCACTGCCGAGTATCTGGAGCGGGAACTGGGCTGGGAGTCGGTGTACGCCTACAACAACGAGAACTTCGGGCCGGACAGCCTGCTGGGCCGGGAATCAGACCGCGAGGTGGTATTGACCCGCACCCTGCGGGCCAAGATTGAAGAACTCAATCCCGGCCTGCCCACCACAGCCTATGAGGATGCTGTCCGCCGGATCGTTACGGTCTCCGCCTCCCAGAACATGGCCGCCACCAACTGTGAAAAGTACGAATTGATCAAGGAGGGAACGCAGGTCACCTTTCGCAATACCAAGGGCGAACGGGTGCGGCAACGCCTACGCATCTTTGACTTCGACGAGCCTACAAACAACCACTTCCTCTGTGTGCGGGAACTGTGGGTGCGCGGTGACCTCTACCGACGTCGGGCGGACATCGTCGGCTTTGTCAACGGTCTGCCGCTGTTGTTCATGGAGTTGAAGAACGTCAGCAAGGACATTCGCGCCGCTTACGAGCAGAACTTTCTGGATTACAAGGACACGGTCCCGCATCTGTTCCATCACAACGCTTTTGTCGTGCTGGCCAACGGCGTGGATGCTAAGCTTGGCTCGCTCACCAGCCGGTTCGAGCATTTCCACGAATGGAAACGACTGGCCGAAAATGAGCCGGGCGTGGTGGCCATGGAGACCCTTCTCAAAGGGATGTGCGCGAAAGCCAATTTTCTGGACCTGGTGGAGAACTTCATTGTTTTCGATGACTCGGCCGGAGAGTCGAGAAAGATTCTGGCTCGCAACCATCAGTTTCTGGGCGTCAATCGGGCCATCGAGGCGGTCCGCGACAGGAAGAACCGAAACGGCAAGTTGGGGGTGTTCTGGCATACCCAGGGCTCTGGCAAGAGTTATTCCATGGTCTTTTTCACCCGCAAGGTGCATCGCAAACTGGGCGGCAACTTCACCTTTCTGATCCTCACCGACCGTGAAGACCTGGACACACAAATTTACAAAACCTTTGCCGGATGCGGCGTGGTGGACAACGACCGTGACCCGTGCCGGGCTGCAAGCGGTGAGCATCTTGCCCAGTTGCTGGCCCTGCACAAGTCGCATGTCTTTTCGCTGATCCAGAAATTCAATCAGGCCGTGGTCAAAGGGGAGCCCTACTCCCAACGCGACGACCTCATCGTCATCACCGACGAGGCCCATCGCACCCAGTACGGCACCCTGGCCCTCAACATGCGCAACGCCCTGCCCAACGCCGGCTACATCGGATTCACCGGCACGCCACTGTTCAAGGACGACGAGATCACCCGGCGAGTCTTCGGCGATTACGTCTCGACCTATGATTTCCAGCGAGCCGTGGAGGACAAGGCCACGGTGCCGCTGTATTACGATGCGCGTGGCGATAAGCTCGGCGTGGCTGTCGGCGATCTGAACGAGCGGATTGCCGAGAAACTGGAAGAACTGGAGACAGGTAATATCGATGTGGAGCAGCGCCTGGAACAAGATCTCAAGCGCGATTATCATATCATTACGGCCGGGAAACGTCTTGACCAGGTGGCCCGCGATTTTGTCCGGCATTACTCCACAGCGTGGGAAACCGGTAAGGCCATGCTGGTCTGCATCGACAAAATCACCTGCGTCCGCATGCACAAGCTGATCGAGTTCTATTGGAACGAGAGAATCGGCGAGCTGGAAGCGCAATTGCTCAAGGCCACGGATGAGCAGGATGAACAGTATCGGTGGCGCCGCATCCAGTGGATGCGGCAGACACAGATGGCGGTGGTAATCAGTGAGGAGCAGGGCGAGGTCGAGAAGTTTCGCAAATGGGATCTGGATATCACCCCGCACCGCCGCCTGATCAAGGAGGGCATCGACCTGTCCGAGGCGATGCGGAAACAGCCGCACTTCCAGAACATGCAGCGACTGCCCTTGGACGAGGCGTTCAAGGCCGAAGAACACCCCTTTCGCGTGGCCATCGTCTGTGCCATGTGGCTGACCGGCTTTGATGTTCCCAGCCTCTCGATCTTGTATCTCGACAAGCCGCTCAAGGCGCACACCCTGATGCAGGCCATTGCCCGGGCCAACCGGGTTAACGAAGGCAAGAACAACGGGATGATTGTGGATTACTGCGGTATTTTGAAGAACCTGCGCAAGGCGCTGGCAACCTTTGCCGGGACAGGCGATGACGGGCGCGGTGGCGATGGGGACGAAACCGAACCGGCCAGGCCCGAGGAGGAATTGCTGGCCGATCTCGCGGAGGCGATTTCGATGGTGAGAGAGTTCATGGAAGAGCGCAAAGCCTCCCTGGACGACATCATTCAAAAAACCGGCTTTGCCCGGAATGCAGCAATATGGGCGGCGAAAGAAGCGGCCAATGCAAATGATAAGACGAGAAAACGTTTCGAGATAATGAGCCGGGCAGTGTTTTCGAAATTTAAAGCCTGCATCACCATTGAAAGCATTGATGATTATCGCAACGACTACGAAGCGATCAATATCATCTATAAAAGCCTTCAGCAGGACCGCGATCAGGCGGACATTGCCGATATCCTCCGGGATTTGCACCGGATCGTTGATGAGACGATTGAAACCCAGCCGGAACAAATTGATGAGCCCTTTGAAGCTTATGATATCAGCAAGATCGATTTTGACCGCTTGCGCCGGGAGTTCGAACGCAGCCCGGCCAAGCGCACCACCGTGCAGAATCTGAAAGCTGCCATAGAAGAACGTCTGCACCGCCTGCTCCAACAAAATCCGCTGCGGACCGATTTCCAGAAGCACTATGAGGAGATCGTCGCCGAGTACAACCGTGAAAAAGATCGCTTGACCATAGAGAAGACCTTTGAAGCGCTTCTCAAACTCATAGAAGAGATGGACGATGAAGAGAGGCGCGCGGTGCGAGAAGGACTGACAGAAGAAACCCTGGCTATCGTTGATCTCCTCAAAAAGCCGGAGCTGACCGCCGCAGAGAGCAAACGCATCAAGGCCGTGGCCGTCGACCTGCTTAAAACCCTCAAGGCGGAAAAACTGCGGATCAATCATTGGCGTGACAAGGAATCCACCCGGGACGCCGTTCGGCTGACGATTCATGATTTTCTCTGGAGCGAACAAACCGGGTTGCCGGAAGCTTATTCAGAAGAGGACGTACGGGACAGGACGGAAGCGGTTTTCGTGCATGTGTTTCGGGCGTACCCAACGGTGCCGTCACCGTACTACGCCAACATGGCGTCATAG
- a CDS encoding restriction endonuclease subunit S, which produces MSWKLKSLDELGFVSRGRSRHRPRDAAHLYGGPHPFVQTGDVKHAGLYLTNYTQTYSEDGLVQSRMWPAGTLCITIAANIADTAILGFDACFPDSVIGFIPDKQKADARFIKYLFDTLLQRKYKQFTQGAAQDNLSQAKLLSLRFPIPGITEQKLIADKISAYDDLIENNRRRIQLLEQAARLLYKEWFVHLRFPGHEHSKIVDGVPEGWEQRNLQEIATIQKGKNITKDMTEDGVVPVVAGGLKPAYYHNVANTTGSVITVSASGANAGHVALYHQDIWASDCSYLSSSDNPEIWFFYLAMVYRQPEITRMQQGAAQPHVYPKHLMRLSILYPPQILRNLFHGTVEPIFLQIANHEKQIDNLAKARDLLLPKLMNGEVEV; this is translated from the coding sequence ATGAGTTGGAAACTAAAGAGCCTCGATGAATTGGGATTTGTTAGTCGGGGGCGATCTCGACACAGACCCCGCGATGCTGCCCACCTCTACGGCGGACCGCATCCATTTGTACAAACGGGAGATGTGAAACACGCGGGGCTGTATCTAACCAACTATACCCAGACTTACAGTGAAGACGGGTTGGTGCAAAGCCGTATGTGGCCCGCAGGCACGCTGTGTATCACCATTGCGGCCAATATCGCTGATACTGCGATTCTTGGTTTCGATGCGTGTTTTCCGGACAGTGTGATTGGTTTTATCCCCGACAAACAGAAGGCAGATGCACGTTTCATCAAGTACCTGTTCGACACATTATTACAACGCAAGTATAAGCAATTTACACAGGGGGCTGCCCAGGATAATCTGAGTCAAGCCAAACTCCTATCGTTGAGGTTTCCGATACCAGGAATCACCGAACAGAAGCTGATTGCTGATAAAATCTCCGCCTACGACGACCTGATCGAGAACAACCGGCGGCGGATTCAGTTGCTGGAGCAGGCGGCACGTCTGCTTTACAAGGAATGGTTCGTCCACCTCCGCTTCCCCGGCCACGAACACAGCAAAATTGTGGATGGCGTACCAGAAGGATGGGAACAACGAAACCTTCAAGAAATAGCGACCATACAAAAAGGTAAGAACATAACGAAGGATATGACCGAAGACGGAGTTGTCCCAGTTGTTGCGGGAGGATTGAAGCCAGCTTATTATCACAACGTGGCAAACACTACAGGATCTGTCATAACAGTCAGCGCATCTGGAGCCAATGCAGGGCATGTGGCTCTTTACCATCAAGATATTTGGGCATCTGACTGCTCCTATTTGAGTAGCAGTGACAATCCAGAAATTTGGTTTTTCTATCTTGCCATGGTTTACCGTCAGCCCGAAATTACCAGGATGCAACAGGGCGCAGCACAACCGCATGTTTATCCAAAGCATTTAATGCGTCTTAGCATTCTTTATCCACCCCAAATTTTGCGGAATCTTTTTCATGGTACTGTAGAGCCAATATTTCTACAGATTGCCAACCATGAAAAGCAAATTGACAATCTTGCCAAAGCCCGAGACCTCCTCCTGCCCAAACTGATGAACGGTGAGGTGGAGGTATGA
- a CDS encoding efflux transporter outer membrane subunit, translated as MRRFFLIFCTLLLTGCMAGPDYSRPAVNSPEVYRYGVKEARDSANTLWWKQFHDPVLDTLIEEALGNNKDIRIAAANVEQAAGMLTQVRSPLFPQASYNGSGARQRLSEENAAPLPGSVPNPQEAYQVFAGATWEIDLWGRVRRLSEAARANLLGTEEARRGIILSVVALAATNYFELCGLDEQLAIARQNLASYGESVRLFELQHKYGQVSRMTVEQARTRYETAAATIPQIESQIVHIENALSLLLGRNPGPVSRGRTLGELALPEVPADLPSELLANRPDIMQAEQNLIAANAQIGAARTLYFPTISLTAGYGQASGHLSDLFKSPARTWNYGGTITGPIFTAGAVSGQVQQAEAAHKAALLAYELSIQNAFSDVENALATRSKIIEQLQAQKRLVDAAGEYTRLSKLLYDGGYAPYSTVLQAEEQSFPAQLNYVMYRASLFASLVNIYKAMGGGWITEADKLTEVRDKNTDAGKKAP; from the coding sequence ATGCGCCGGTTTTTTCTGATTTTCTGCACGCTTCTGCTGACGGGTTGCATGGCCGGCCCCGACTATTCCCGACCTGCCGTTAACTCACCGGAGGTTTATCGCTATGGCGTGAAGGAAGCCCGGGATTCGGCAAACACCCTCTGGTGGAAGCAGTTTCATGACCCGGTACTCGATACTCTGATCGAGGAAGCGCTCGGGAACAACAAAGACATCAGAATCGCCGCGGCCAACGTCGAACAGGCCGCGGGCATGCTCACCCAGGTGAGATCCCCCCTGTTTCCGCAGGCCAGTTACAACGGGAGTGGCGCCCGCCAGCGTTTGAGTGAAGAGAACGCCGCCCCCTTGCCCGGCAGCGTGCCTAACCCCCAGGAAGCGTATCAGGTTTTTGCCGGCGCCACATGGGAAATCGATCTCTGGGGACGTGTACGGCGTCTGTCCGAGGCGGCCAGGGCCAACCTGCTGGGTACCGAAGAAGCGCGTCGTGGGATAATCCTGTCCGTCGTTGCCCTGGCGGCAACGAATTACTTCGAGCTTTGCGGCCTTGATGAACAACTGGCGATTGCCCGTCAAAACCTGGCATCCTATGGGGAATCGGTTCGCCTTTTCGAGCTCCAGCATAAATACGGCCAGGTTTCCCGGATGACCGTCGAGCAGGCGAGGACGCGTTACGAAACTGCGGCGGCCACCATACCGCAAATCGAATCACAGATTGTACACATTGAAAACGCCCTGTCCCTATTGCTCGGGCGCAACCCGGGTCCGGTTTCACGCGGCCGGACCCTCGGCGAGCTTGCCCTGCCCGAGGTTCCGGCAGATCTGCCGTCGGAACTGCTGGCCAATCGGCCCGATATCATGCAGGCTGAACAAAACCTCATTGCCGCAAACGCTCAGATCGGCGCCGCCCGGACCCTTTATTTTCCGACCATTTCACTGACTGCCGGATATGGTCAAGCCAGCGGACACCTATCCGACCTTTTCAAGAGCCCGGCCCGAACATGGAACTATGGAGGAACCATTACGGGTCCGATCTTTACCGCCGGGGCTGTTTCCGGTCAGGTTCAACAGGCGGAGGCCGCCCATAAAGCGGCTCTTCTGGCCTATGAACTCTCCATTCAAAACGCCTTTTCCGATGTGGAAAACGCGCTGGCCACGCGCAGCAAAATCATCGAGCAACTTCAGGCCCAGAAGAGGCTGGTCGACGCCGCCGGCGAGTATACGCGGCTGTCGAAACTTCTGTACGACGGCGGTTATGCCCCCTATTCCACCGTACTTCAGGCCGAGGAACAGTCGTTCCCCGCCCAGCTCAATTATGTCATGTACCGGGCTTCGCTTTTTGCCTCTCTGGTCAATATTTACAAAGCCATGGGAGGGGGGTGGATAACCGAAGCGGATAAATTGACCGAGGTTCGGGACAAAAATACGGACGCGGGGAAAAAGGCGCCCTGA